One window of Leptotrichia sp. oral taxon 498 genomic DNA carries:
- a CDS encoding S1 RNA-binding domain-containing protein encodes MSEKNLFEEMLPDYLPEERKKGDIIEGMISRKEIEFGYLDLNSKKEGRILVREIEDFNIGDKIEVKFIREDENSIIVSKFLLDKAKEFASYNVNDIVTGEISKKIKGGYIVKIGKNEAFLPFSLARLEKDKDYTGQKFKFLIKEKDKNKIMISRSDLIKIEEEKYFEKINVGDIVTGKIKEVLDFGLVVDLGAVNGFVHISEISWNPVDDLVEKFGINDEISAKVIEKDTEKNKLKLSIKQLSQNPWETFEEKHKIGDTVKVKVTEILDFGIVGNILGNDISGFVHFSELAWNKGAKELKNYKVGDEFEAKIIEIESTKRNVKLSVKQLVENPWEKVKEKYKIGDILERPISEIFDFGLLIEVEKDVDGLLHISDLAYKKISNLASKYKVGDIIKSKIIGFNDEKNRISLSVKAIFDEKWENLENNYDLTQALKGKVVNVQDYGIFVEIEEGIEAFIHKNEFSWNKREKKSYKVGDEVEFKIIVMDKIEKKLAGSIKQLTKSPWAEVTEQYKVGNIVNTQIEEITENFVLVKLTDRFNGIIPKRELSEHFLKNISESFNVGDKVTAIITDINDKKKSIALSIRRVHQMEEKKEMEELLKIYGV; translated from the coding sequence ATGAGCGAAAAAAATTTATTTGAAGAAATGCTTCCTGATTATTTGCCGGAAGAAAGAAAAAAAGGCGATATAATCGAGGGCATGATTTCAAGAAAGGAAATTGAATTTGGATATTTAGACTTAAATTCTAAAAAGGAAGGAAGAATTTTGGTTCGTGAAATTGAAGATTTTAATATTGGAGATAAAATTGAAGTTAAGTTTATAAGAGAAGATGAAAACAGTATCATTGTTTCAAAATTTTTATTGGACAAAGCTAAAGAATTTGCTTCGTATAATGTAAATGACATTGTTACGGGGGAAATTTCTAAAAAAATCAAAGGTGGCTATATCGTAAAAATTGGAAAAAATGAAGCATTCTTGCCATTTTCACTTGCTAGACTTGAAAAAGATAAGGATTATACTGGACAAAAATTTAAATTTTTGATAAAAGAAAAAGATAAGAATAAAATCATGATTTCTCGAAGCGATTTAATTAAAATTGAAGAAGAAAAATATTTTGAAAAAATAAATGTCGGTGATATTGTGACTGGTAAAATTAAAGAGGTGTTGGATTTTGGACTTGTTGTGGATTTGGGAGCTGTAAATGGATTTGTTCATATTTCAGAAATTTCTTGGAATCCAGTTGATGACTTGGTTGAAAAATTTGGAATAAATGACGAAATTAGTGCAAAAGTTATTGAAAAAGATACGGAAAAAAATAAATTAAAATTGAGCATAAAACAGCTTTCGCAAAATCCTTGGGAAACTTTTGAAGAAAAACATAAAATTGGAGATACTGTAAAAGTTAAAGTGACAGAAATTCTTGATTTTGGAATTGTTGGAAATATTTTGGGAAATGATATTTCAGGATTTGTGCACTTTAGTGAACTTGCTTGGAATAAAGGTGCAAAAGAATTGAAAAACTATAAAGTTGGTGACGAATTTGAAGCAAAAATTATTGAAATTGAGAGCACTAAAAGAAATGTAAAATTGAGTGTAAAACAATTAGTTGAAAATCCTTGGGAAAAAGTGAAAGAAAAATATAAAATTGGTGATATTTTGGAGAGACCAATTTCTGAAATATTTGATTTCGGGCTTCTTATCGAAGTTGAAAAGGATGTGGATGGGCTACTTCACATTTCAGATTTAGCTTATAAAAAAATTTCAAATTTGGCGTCAAAATATAAAGTTGGCGATATTATTAAATCTAAAATTATTGGATTTAACGATGAAAAAAATAGAATTTCCTTGAGCGTTAAAGCGATTTTTGATGAAAAATGGGAAAATCTTGAAAATAATTATGATTTGACTCAGGCTTTAAAAGGAAAAGTCGTGAATGTTCAGGATTATGGAATTTTTGTGGAAATTGAAGAAGGAATTGAAGCATTTATCCATAAAAATGAATTTTCTTGGAATAAGAGAGAGAAAAAATCCTACAAAGTTGGCGATGAAGTTGAATTTAAAATAATTGTAATGGATAAAATTGAGAAAAAATTGGCTGGAAGCATAAAACAGCTTACAAAATCTCCTTGGGCTGAAGTGACAGAGCAATATAAAGTTGGAAATATTGTAAATACTCAAATTGAAGAAATAACTGAAAATTTTGTATTAGTTAAATTGACTGACAGATTTAATGGAATTATTCCAAAAAGAGAATTATCAGAGCATTTCTTAAAAAACATTTCTGAAAGTTTTAATGTGGGAGATAAAGTTACTGCGATAATTACTGATATAAACGACAAGAAAAAATCAATTGCACTGTCAATCAGAAGAGTTCATCAAATGGAAGAAAAAAAAGAAATGGAAGAACTGTTAAAAATTTATGGAGTGTAA
- a CDS encoding exonuclease SbcCD subunit D codes for MKILHLADLHIGKKINEFSMIEDQKFILKQILEIMDDVKPHAVIIAGDVYDKTVPTIEAIELLDDFIFEISKREISTFIISGNHDSAERLSFGAKVMKFGKIYISPVFDGKISKYTLSDENGKINFYLMPFLKPMNVKKFFLDEEINSYDDAARLIVKNMNIDVSQRNILIAHQFVTESAQSELEEKNVGGLDNISAEIFCDFDYVALGHIHKAYSIGEKKRIRYCGSPLKYSLSEVNVEKSITIVEINSKDDFKMEAVKLVPLRDMQVIKGTFEEITKNSFYCDINTKNYISITLTDENEVPNALQKLRDIYENILKLDYDNKRTQKYNKIDFEKIKKRDPFEVFSEFYELQNNQKMTAEQEEIMKNLIGEIWEVEL; via the coding sequence ATGAAAATATTACATTTGGCTGATTTACATATTGGGAAAAAAATTAATGAGTTTTCGATGATTGAAGATCAGAAATTTATTTTGAAGCAAATTTTGGAAATTATGGACGATGTGAAACCTCACGCCGTTATAATTGCGGGAGATGTCTATGACAAAACTGTGCCGACGATAGAAGCTATCGAACTTTTGGATGATTTTATTTTTGAAATTTCTAAAAGAGAAATTAGTACATTTATAATTAGCGGAAATCACGATTCGGCGGAAAGACTTTCGTTTGGAGCAAAAGTTATGAAATTTGGAAAAATTTATATTTCACCTGTCTTTGATGGAAAAATTTCAAAATATACATTGTCTGATGAAAATGGCAAAATTAACTTTTATCTGATGCCGTTTTTAAAACCTATGAATGTGAAAAAATTTTTTTTGGATGAAGAAATAAATTCTTATGACGATGCGGCAAGATTAATTGTAAAAAATATGAATATTGATGTTTCCCAAAGAAATATTTTAATTGCGCATCAATTTGTGACTGAAAGTGCACAAAGTGAACTTGAAGAAAAAAATGTCGGTGGACTTGACAACATAAGTGCTGAGATTTTTTGTGATTTTGACTATGTTGCCTTGGGACACATTCACAAAGCTTATAGTATTGGGGAAAAGAAAAGAATCAGATATTGTGGTTCTCCATTGAAGTATTCACTTTCTGAAGTAAATGTGGAAAAGTCAATTACAATTGTGGAAATAAATTCAAAAGATGACTTTAAGATGGAAGCTGTTAAACTTGTGCCGCTGCGTGATATGCAAGTCATAAAAGGGACTTTCGAGGAAATTACAAAAAATTCTTTTTATTGCGATATAAATACAAAAAATTATATTTCCATAACTTTGACTGATGAAAATGAAGTTCCAAATGCGCTGCAAAAACTACGAGATATTTATGAAAATATTTTAAAATTAGACTACGACAACAAAAGAACTCAGAAATATAATAAAATTGATTTTGAAAAAATTAAAAAAAGAGATCCATTTGAAGTTTTTTCAGAATTTTATGAACTGCAAAATAATCAGAAGATGACTGCTGAACAAGAAGAAATAATGAAAAATTTAATTGGTGAAATTTGGGAGGTGGAATTGTGA
- a CDS encoding AAA family ATPase, with translation MRPLKLKISAFKSYGGKEEIDFEKLGNDGIYLITGKTGAGKTTIFDAISFALFGSPSGKIDEVSTLRSKYAQEDIPTFVELTFSYKNKIYYIKRNPSYERKSKRGKFETVTEASKVEFHLPNGKILTKKNEVNEKIKDILGVNEIQFRQICMITQGAFAKFLFAKTPEKESIFREIFKTANYETLEKKMKEKYKKVEDEDKLLTEQIKSFKERVECSKDFESDFFEENKKNIDFSEFLNELILFQEEKNKKLKSGIEDIETNKKIVEKNLDIAKEIEIKKEKLEELKKEKSEEEINFENYKKNLEKHANEENKIYELNTRKEIIKNDLEKYSELKNLEDEKSDLEKLVFEKENKKDDLKNQIELESKKLEILKEKKESLEKSSRNIFKLESQLKELKNQIEKLEELKKLFEDYCEKKENKKNYESEVQNLEKIENKILDEIKKNNNLLKNKEEEFTKFETIEKNFADFSLKKNKISNDSKNLENLKTLNSEIDKTSIEYNLKLKEFKESQESYEGQDKISRNLRKIYNSNQAGFLAKTLIENKPCPVCGSKIHPRPACTLEIENINLEEVEEEEKKSKEIFLKMNELSANCGEILKEIEVKKKNLQKNLRDFFEIENLEKEKIGEWIVNKFSSLKDEMKKIDDLIEKEKDREKEKENCKKEIKLLKEELEKLNSSQKLNLEKKTKANSFKVEADTNFKNVVLEIEKRTKKNFEFETEKIELLKREKVLLKEKEELQNFIKIEEQNNLELKNLKEEIPKKEKEIENKKSNVIELEKEMTSLETDLKNCKKDIEKIKNNLEFENEEFAKDKILEFENEIFKIRKKIKYEKAQFDELDKKLALQEKEIFDLKKEIEKNKDFNIDFLSQEFETLKNKLKSQTEVFQQNNSKLSINQKILSEYEEKLGQLKEAQRKNTLLKALLDTIQGKISGKDKIRLETYVHIKYFEKILFKANKRFFAMSDGKYELKRSKSSFGNSKVGLNLDIFDYRNGTVRGAATLSGGESFLASLSLALGFSDVVQEMSGGIQLETLFIDEGFGTLDEATLEQAMSALKSLSTDKKLIGIISHVNELKEEIDKQIIITKDTAGISHTAINIL, from the coding sequence GTGAGACCTTTGAAACTTAAAATTTCTGCTTTTAAATCTTATGGCGGGAAAGAAGAAATTGATTTTGAAAAACTGGGAAATGATGGAATTTATTTAATCACGGGAAAAACTGGTGCTGGGAAAACTACTATTTTTGATGCAATCAGTTTTGCACTTTTTGGGAGTCCGAGCGGTAAAATTGACGAAGTTTCAACTTTAAGATCCAAATATGCGCAAGAAGATATACCAACATTTGTAGAACTCACATTTTCCTACAAAAATAAAATTTATTATATTAAAAGAAATCCGTCTTATGAAAGAAAGTCAAAAAGGGGAAAATTTGAAACTGTAACTGAAGCTTCAAAAGTTGAATTTCATCTGCCAAATGGAAAAATTTTAACTAAAAAAAATGAAGTGAATGAAAAAATAAAAGATATTCTGGGAGTTAATGAGATTCAATTTAGACAAATTTGCATGATTACGCAAGGAGCTTTTGCAAAATTTTTGTTTGCTAAAACTCCCGAGAAAGAAAGTATTTTTAGAGAAATTTTTAAAACGGCAAATTATGAAACTTTAGAAAAAAAAATGAAGGAAAAATATAAAAAAGTTGAAGACGAAGATAAACTTCTGACGGAACAGATAAAAAGTTTTAAAGAAAGAGTGGAATGTAGCAAAGATTTTGAGTCAGATTTTTTTGAAGAAAATAAAAAAAATATAGATTTTTCTGAATTTTTGAATGAATTAATTTTGTTTCAAGAAGAAAAAAATAAAAAGTTGAAAAGCGGAATTGAAGATATTGAAACCAATAAAAAAATTGTAGAAAAAAATTTGGACATTGCGAAAGAAATTGAAATAAAAAAAGAAAAATTAGAAGAATTAAAAAAAGAAAAATCAGAAGAAGAAATTAATTTTGAAAATTATAAAAAAAACTTGGAAAAACATGCGAATGAAGAAAATAAAATTTATGAATTAAATACGAGAAAAGAAATTATAAAAAATGATTTGGAGAAATATTCAGAATTAAAAAATTTGGAAGATGAAAAAAGTGATTTGGAAAAATTGGTTTTTGAAAAAGAAAATAAAAAAGATGATTTAAAAAATCAAATTGAACTTGAATCAAAGAAATTGGAAATTTTAAAAGAGAAAAAGGAGAGTTTGGAAAAATCTTCTAGAAATATTTTTAAACTTGAAAGTCAGTTGAAAGAGTTAAAAAATCAAATTGAAAAATTGGAAGAGTTAAAAAAACTTTTTGAAGATTATTGCGAGAAAAAAGAAAATAAAAAAAATTACGAATCTGAAGTTCAAAATTTGGAAAAAATAGAAAATAAAATTTTAGATGAAATTAAAAAAAATAATAATCTTTTAAAAAATAAAGAAGAAGAATTTACAAAATTTGAAACGATTGAAAAAAATTTTGCAGATTTTTCTTTGAAAAAAAATAAAATTTCAAATGATTCAAAAAATTTGGAAAATCTAAAAACTTTAAATTCTGAAATTGACAAAACTTCGATTGAATATAATTTGAAATTAAAAGAGTTTAAAGAAAGTCAAGAAAGTTATGAAGGTCAAGATAAAATTTCTCGAAATTTAAGAAAAATTTATAATAGCAATCAAGCTGGATTTCTTGCCAAAACTTTAATTGAAAATAAACCTTGTCCAGTCTGCGGTTCAAAAATTCATCCAAGACCAGCTTGTACTTTAGAAATTGAAAATATAAATTTGGAAGAAGTAGAAGAAGAAGAAAAAAAATCCAAAGAAATATTTTTAAAAATGAATGAATTAAGTGCAAATTGTGGAGAAATTTTAAAAGAAATTGAAGTCAAGAAAAAAAATTTACAAAAAAATTTGAGAGATTTTTTTGAAATTGAAAATCTTGAAAAAGAAAAAATTGGAGAATGGATAGTTAATAAATTTTCTTCTTTGAAAGATGAAATGAAAAAGATAGATGATTTGATTGAAAAAGAAAAAGATAGGGAAAAAGAAAAAGAAAATTGTAAAAAAGAAATTAAATTATTAAAAGAAGAATTGGAAAAACTAAATTCTTCTCAAAAATTAAATTTAGAAAAAAAGACAAAGGCAAATTCTTTCAAAGTGGAAGCAGATACTAATTTTAAAAATGTTGTTCTTGAAATTGAAAAGCGAACGAAGAAAAATTTTGAATTTGAAACTGAAAAAATTGAACTTTTAAAAAGAGAAAAAGTTTTGTTAAAAGAAAAAGAAGAACTGCAAAATTTTATTAAAATTGAAGAACAAAATAATTTAGAGCTAAAAAATTTGAAAGAAGAGATTCCAAAAAAAGAAAAAGAAATTGAAAATAAAAAAAGTAATGTGATTGAATTGGAAAAAGAAATGACTTCGCTGGAAACTGATTTGAAAAATTGCAAAAAAGATATTGAAAAAATAAAAAATAATCTTGAATTTGAAAATGAAGAGTTTGCAAAAGATAAAATTTTAGAATTTGAAAATGAAATTTTTAAAATTAGAAAAAAAATAAAATATGAAAAAGCTCAATTTGATGAATTAGATAAAAAATTGGCTTTGCAGGAAAAAGAAATTTTTGATTTAAAAAAAGAAATTGAAAAAAATAAAGATTTTAACATAGATTTTCTTTCGCAAGAATTTGAAACACTAAAAAATAAATTGAAATCACAAACAGAAGTTTTTCAACAAAATAATTCTAAACTTTCGATAAATCAAAAAATTTTAAGTGAATATGAAGAAAAACTTGGTCAATTAAAAGAAGCTCAAAGAAAAAATACTTTATTAAAAGCTCTTTTAGATACAATTCAAGGAAAAATTTCGGGAAAAGATAAAATAAGATTAGAAACCTATGTTCATATAAAATACTTTGAAAAAATACTTTTTAAGGCAAATAAAAGATTTTTTGCGATGTCAGATGGAAAATATGAATTAAAAAGAAGCAAAAGTTCTTTTGGAAATTCTAAAGTTGGACTAAATTTGGATATTTTTGACTACCGCAACGGAACTGTCAGAGGAGCTGCAACGCTTTCGGGTGGAGAATCATTTTTGGCATCATTGTCACTAGCTCTTGGATTTTCTGATGTTGTTCAGGAAATGTCAGGCGGAATTCAGCTTGAAACTTTATTTATTGATGAAGGATTTGGAACGCTTGATGAAGCGACATTGGAACAGGCAATGTCTGCGCTTAAAAGTCTTTCGACAGACAAAAAGCTCATTGGAATAATTTCACATGTGAATGAACTGAAAGAAGAAATTGACAAGCAAATCATTATAACAAAGGATACTGCTGGAATTAGCCATACAGCAATAAATATTTTATAA